In the Nitrospinota bacterium genome, GGAGACCGGCAAAGTGCGCCTGGAATATCTGAGCGCCAAAGGAACACCCACCGGCATGCAAGCGAAAATAATCGACCGCGACGACTTCATGTTCAGTTTCTACCTCTGCGAAGAATACGGCTGCAACCTGTTGCGCCGCCTTGGTCAGTGGCCCCCGCCCGGTTACGAAGAAAAAGCGGACAACATCACCTGATTTCCCCGCCGCGCCGCCCGCCGCGCGCGTTCCCCCCATAACCGCCGCGTGAATTGCGCCCCAAGTCGCGGAAACGGGGTAGAATACCGTACATGGGGGAACGGATGAAGAAGAAGCCGCTGGAATGGCTGCGGCAGGCGGATTTCGATATGGATACCGCCGACCTCGTTCTGGGGGTGGGACGCTTCTTCTACGCCGTTTTCATGTGCCACCTCGCGTTGGAGAAGGCGTTGAAGGGCGTTTACACGGCCAAGCTGCGGCGCGTTCCCCCAAAAACCCACAGTCTGGTCTATTTGGTGGAACGGATGAAGCTGCATGTGCCGGATCCGATATTCGACTACCTCTACACGCTCAACCGCGTGAGCGCGCAGATACGCTATCCGGATGACCTGCACAAGATGCTCGATACGTTCAGCGAGGGAATGACCCGTGATCTCCTCATGGAGGGGAGGAAAGCGTTGGAATGGATAAAGGGAAGGTTATAACCGCTATCGGCCGCCTGAAGGACATCCTTCTCGCGGAAGGGCTGCATCTCGACCGGATCATCCTCTTCGGCAGCCGCATACGCGGCGACGAACAGGAGGAGAGCGACATCGACCTGCTGGTTATCTCGGAGGATTTTGCGGGGAAGAGCATCTTCGAGCGCGCGGCGCTGACGAAGAACGCCGAGATCACCGCCATGAAGCAGTTTCAGGTGCCGTTCGATATTATCACCCTCACCGAAGAGGAGTTTGAAAGCGGCGGTTCGCTCTTTGCGCAGTTCGCCGAAGACGGGGAAACGGTTTACCGCAAGCCGGAATGATACCTTCCGGGCGGATGCCTAGAACCGGTAGTCGAGGTTCAGGAATACCGAGGTGGTTTTGTAGCTGGAGGGGTACTTCACGGCGTTGAGCGTGGGGATATTCTGGTCGCTGTACTCCAGCATGCCGTAAAAGAAGAGCTGCCTGGTGACGCTGTAGTTCACCGATGCGCCGTAAATCATCTGGGTCAGATCGCCGTCGGCGTTGTCCTGTTTGCTGGACATGTAGGTGGCGCTCACTTCGCCGCCGATATCTTCGCGCGGGTTCGCCCCCACCGCGAAAAAGCCCTGCCATCCCTTGTTGGTGTAATAGTTCACCGCCCGGTAGGCGAGGTTGCAATACATCGTGCCCGGCATCTCGTTTTGCCGGTAACCGACGCCCATGATGTTGCCGTCTTTGCCGTCATTGCCGCGGGTGGCATAGGACAGGTCGGTGTATATCTTGCCGCCGCTGGTGATGCTGTAATCGGCATAAACGCCGTAGTTCCGGTTGATATTGTGGTCGATGCCGTATTTCATGGTGTCTTGCAGCCAGATGGCGCGGTATTGGTTATAGGTTAAATTCAGCCGTGCCGTCCAGCCCCACCGGTAGTTCATGTTCACGAACAGGGTGGTGATGTCGGGGCCGTCTTTGTTGCCGCTGGCGTCGCCGGAAACCTTGTTGTCCACCCGCAACGAGCTGTATAGGCTCATGGCGTCGTCCGGCGACCAGGCGAGCGAACCGTAGAGGTACATTTCGTCCTCATTGCCCTTGTGCTGGCTGGCGGCCAAACCGATCGAAGTGGAAAATCCCTTTGTGCGCAGGTAGGTGTAGAGTCCGTAGGTGGTGTAGTCGCTGGTGAAGTAGTCTTGCAACGGGTCGGCCTTGGTTCCCCCAAAAAGCCCCGCCCCGGCCGTCTCGCCCAAGGCGAAATCCGCGTTGAGGCCGTCCACCTTCGCGCCGGGCATCGGGTCGATGTACTGCCGGCCGAGGGTCAGCCTGGTTCCGGTGCCGGCCACATGTTGCATATCGACATTCACCTGGTCGATGCGGGTGTTGTCGATATGGCTGTTGTAGTCCTTGCCGCCCACGGTGCGGTATTGCCCGTCGAAGTGGAAGTCGGTTTTATCGGCCAGACCGAGCGCATTGAGGTAGAGGCGGGTGCGGGTGAAATTGTAGGTCTGGTTGGCCGCGTCGTCGTTTTGCATAAAGAGCGATTCTGAAACGCGTCCCTTGATTTCCACGGCGGAAGCCGGGGAGGGGAGCGCGGCCGCCATCAGCCCCGCCAGCAACCCGGCGGTAAATATTCCCTTCTTCATGTCCGTCACCATCAATTGCAGGCCGGTCCGTTATAGGCCGGGTTCTTAAAGGTCGATGTCGTGTGGCAGAGGGCGCAGTCCGTCGGGCACGGATTCGCGCCGGTATGCTTGCCCTGATAGGTCAGGCTTGGCGCCATGGCGGGCGTCGCGCCGGAGGTGTGGCACTTGAAGCAGCCTGATTCCACCGATGTGGCGGGGATCGAGAGTGTGCCGCCGCTGGCGGCGTGGCACTTGGCGCAGTCGTTCTTCACCGCGATGTGCGCCCCGGTAAAGGTCATGCTCTTGTGGCTGAATGTGGCTCCCGTCCAGGTGAATGCGCCGCTCTTGTGGCATACCACGCAGTTGGTGTTGCCGCTGGAGTGGAAAGCCGCGGCGGCCGGCTTGGTGAAGTCGGCCACATGGCAGAGGTAGCAGGTTTGCGGGGTGTTGCGGTAGTTGCGCGCCTGATGGCACTGCTCGCACGTGGCGGCGCGGTGTCCCCCTTCAAGCCGGAAGCCGGTCTCGGTATGCCGGAATTTTTCCGGGAACCAGTTTTTGGCGGTGTGGCACTGGCCGCAGGCCGCGGGGCCGAACTGGTTGTAGTGCGGATCGGTGTGGCACTTCACGCAGTCGGATCCAAGTCCGGTGAAGATGCCCTTGGTTTTGTGGCACTCGTTGCAGGCGATCTGCGTGTGGGCGCCTTGCAGGGTGAAGCCGGTCACTTCGTGGAAGAAGCTCTTAGGCTCCCAGTTCACGGCGGTGTGGCACTGTTCGCACTTCGGTCCCATCTTGCCCTGGTGCGCTTTGTCGTCCTGTTTCCGGTGGCAGTCGAGGCACTCGGATTTGAGCGGCTTCCAGACCTTGCCTTCGTGGCACTTTTCGCAGGTGACGCCGGTGTGTTTGCCTTCCAGCGGGAAGCGCGCCTGGGTGCCGTGGTTGAAGGTCAGCTGTTTCCAGTCTTTCGGGGTGTGGCACTGCTCGCATGCCTTGTCGCGGAACTGGCCGGCATGCGGGTCTTTGTGGCAATACGCGCCGGCGCAGCTCTTCGCGTCGATGCCGCGGAATGTCGGGATGCCGCCGCCGTTTGTTTTGTGGCACTTGTCGCATTTCGTTTCGGCGTGCTTGCCTTCCAGTTTATAGCCTTTGTATGCGGCGGCGTTGTGGTCGAACAGGCTCGGCTTCCACTCTTTCGGGGTGTGGCACTGCTCGCATTTTGCATCCTTGAATTGCGGGCCGTGGATGTTGCCCCGCTCCTTGATGTCGTGGCACCCGGCGTTATCGCAGCGGTCGGCGGCTATCGGCTTGAAGAGCGCCACCTGGGTGAGCGGGTCGGGCCGGTGGCATTTGTCGCACTTCATGGCGGCGTGTTTGCCTTCCAGCTTATAGCCTTTGTATGCGGCGGCGTTGTGGTCGAACAGGCTCGGCTTCCAGTTTTCCTCGTTATGGCAGCCGGCGCACAGCTGGCCCTTGAACTGCGGGCCGTGGATGTTGCCGCGGCTCTTGATGTCGTGGCATCCGGCGCCGTCGCAGCGGTCGCTGGCTATCGGCTTGAAGAGCGCCACTTTGGTGACCACGTCGGGGGCGTGGCACTTGTCGCATTTCAGGGCGGTATGCCTGCCCTTCAGCTTGTAGCCTTTGTACGCGGCGGCCGCGTGGTCGAACAGGCTCGGCTTCCAGTTCTCCTCGTTGTGGCATCCGGCGCACATCTGGCCCTTGAACTGCGGGCCGTGGATGTTGCCCCGCTCCTTGATGTCGTGGCATCCCGCGTTGTCGCAGCGGTCGCTGGGTATCGGCTTGAAGAGCGCCACTTTGGTGACCGCGTCGGGGCGGTGGCACTTTTCGCATTCCAGCTTGGCGTGTTTGCCTTTCAGCTTGTAGCCCGGATAGGCCGGGTCTTCATGTTTGAAGGTGGCCGGCTTGAAGCCCTGCACGGCATGGCACTCTTCGCATTTTTTCCCGGCGAACTGCTTGTCATGCACGTTGCCGAACTTTCCTTTGTCGTGGCAGCCGGGGGCGTCGCAGGCGTCGTACTTCGCAATCTTGAAGACCCCCTTGGCCCTTTCCACATGGCATTTCTCGCACGGCGTTTGCGCGTGCTTTCCCAGCAGCGGGTATTTGGTTGTCTTGTGGTCGAACTGTATCTGTTTCCAGTTGGCCGGCACGTGGCAGCTTTCGCATTTCGGCCCCAGGCCCCCTTTGTGCTTGTCGTCTTTCTTGTGGCAGGTGATGCACTGTTCCTTGTTCTCCACCTGGAACAATCCCTTCACGGTGTGGCACTTGGCGCATTCCACTTTGGCGTGTTTGCCTTCCAGCTTGTAGGGCTTGTCGTGGTCGAAGGTGACGTTTTTGCCTTTCCAGCCGTTTGTGTTGTGGCAGTTTTCGCACTTCTCCTTGAGCGTGCCTTTGTGGATATCGTCTTTTTTGTGGCAACTGAAACAGGCGGTTTCAAGGCCGGCGTAGCTGACGATCCCTTTTTTGGTTTTGGCGGTGTGGCACTTGATGCATTCGACGGGTGAATGCTTGCCCACCAGCTTGTAGCCGGTGGTGGCGTGGTCGAATTTCTTGATGTCCCCTTCGGTGCCGCGGTAACCGCGTCCTTTATGGTCCTTGTGGCACTTCACGCATTGCTGGTCCGCCACGCCGCCGTGCAACCCCTTTTTAATGGCTTGGGCCGCCGCCACGCCGGCGTGACAGCCCACCGACGTGCAGTTGGCGTTCGGAAGCCCTTCGCCCTTGGTGTGGCACTTGGTGCAGTTTGAAAGCCCTTCGAGATCGGCGTGGAACGATCCGAGTTCGCCGGGGCTGATCAGGCTGCCAAAATCGGCCGCATAAGAAGAGTGGGGGTGGCCGAATAGAATCAGGGCGAATAGAGAGAGTGCTAGCAAAAGACGTTTGTTCAAAGGCACCCTGGTTTTCCCCTAAAAATGCAAATTATGTATGCTTCTTGAAAGGTATCAGTCCGGCATTATCCCGTCAAGGGACAAAGTTCCTCGGGACTTCATAGAGCAATCCACATGCCATCGTTATACGGCTGTTTTTCCGGCCTTTTATACAGGAGCCGTCCGCTATACGGACAGCCGTGGAGGGCAAAACCGGACAAACTGTCCCGCTTTCCGAGGTTGTCCGCTCCCGCGGCGCGGAGTACAATCGGCGCATGGGATTGCTACGCTTCGCGCTCTGGGTGCTCGTGTTCCTCTTGGTGATACGGCTCATCGGCCGGATATTCCGCGCAAGCTTCCATATTGAGGTCATCACGCCGCACGGCCGCGGCAATCAGCGGCAGCCGCCGGGTGGCGGGGCGCCGGGAACCGGTGCCGCCGATATGGCGCAGGATCCGTCGTGCGGCGCGTGGATAGCCACCGATCAGGCGGTCAAGGTAAACACCGGGGCCACCACGCAGTATTTCTGCTCGCAGCAGTGTCTGGATGACTATCGGAAAAAACTCAATGGTTAGGGTGGGGATAGTGGTTGCGTCCGATTCGCGTTCCGCGGGGGGCGGCAAAGAGGATAAATGCATCCCGGCGTTGCGTGGATTTTTGGAGAAGAACGGCTATACGGTGGTGCATGCCGCCATCGTGCCGGACGAGGTGGAGCCATTGCGGGCGGAGATCATGCGGATGGCCAAGAGCGGCGCGGTTGATCTGGTGTTGACCAGCGGCGGCACCGGCGTCTCCCCGCGCGACGTTACGCCCGAAGCCACAAAGCCGCTGCTGGAACGGGAGCTTCCCGGCATCCCGGAGGCGATGCGCGCCACTTCGCTGGAAAAAACGGTAAACGCCGTCGTTTCGCGGGGACTGGCGGGGATGATCGGGGCTGTGTTGGTGATCAACCTTCCAGGCGCCCCCAAAGCGGCGGTGGAAAACCTTGAGGCGGTTCACCGCGCCATCCCGCATATTGTGAAGAAGGCCAAGGGGGATACCGCCGAGTGCGCCCAACCATAGAACGTTGCCAAGGAAGCAACGGGATCAGCCGGCGAGTTTTTCCTTGATCTTGTCCACCACTTCGGGGTTCACGATGCTGTGGAACTTCAAATAGTCGTCGAATGTATTGATGCTCTGCGCCTTCACCGCGTGGTCGAGCTGTTTTTGGGTTATTTTCTTTTTTTCCAGAACCAGCCACTCCCCCAGCCGGAGGGTGGAGGCCCGGTTGTTAAAAATGCGGATGTAATTTTCGCGCGTCATGATGTTCAGGTCGTTGATGACCGTAATCACGTCGCTTCCGGTTTCCTTCACTTTTTGCAGCACGAGAGCCCCTTGTTCGGGGGTCAGGTACCCTTCATCCGCCATTTTGCTGAGGAACGTGGTATGCGCCTCCTGGTTTTCCTTTACATACGCGTCGATGTCGGCCTGCGTGATGTAGCCGAGGTCGATCAGCACTCCGCCGATGAATTTTTTTCCGGCGGCGTGGCGGTTGACGCGGTAAGCGAGGAAGCGGTTCATATCCTCTTCCTTCAGCAGGTTGTGCTTGAGCAGCACCTGTGCCAGCGCGGCTTCTTCCTGCTCCAGAACGCTTAAATCACCCAATGCCATAATATCCGGATCATAGCAGAGAACGCGCCGCCGGGCCAATCACGTTTGGCGGGGAAGGCGCAAAAAGGGGCAGTGGATCAGTTTAAATTCCCCAATAAAGGCCGCGCCGCGGTTTGGGATTTGACCGCAAGGACGGTATCATATATTGTTTACCGGATTAACAAAGGGAGCAGACACAGATGATTATCGTGATGAAAGCGGGCGCTCCGCAAGAGGCCATAGAAGAAGTTGAGCGGCTGATCCGCGAGACCGGATACACCCCCCACAAGCTGGCGGGGGAAATGAAAACCGTCATCGCCGCCGTCGGCGACGGCCGCGACAAATCGCGCCTCGAATCGATGGAATCGCTGGCCTACGTCGAAAGCGTGGTGCCGATCCTGAAGCCGTTCAAGCTCTGTTCGCGCGAAGTGAAGAAAGAAGACACCATCATCGACGTGGATGGGGTGAAGATCGGCGGCAAACACATTGTGGTGATGGCCGGCCCCTGCTCGGTGGAAGGGGAAGACCAGATCATCGGCATAGCCAAAGATGTGAAGGCCGCCGGCGCGCAGATACTCCGCGGCGGGGCGTTCAAGCCGCGTACCTCCCCCTACTCGTTCCAGGGGATGGAGGAAGAGGGGCTGAAGCTGCTGCAGAAAGCGAAAAATGAAACCGGTCTCCCCATCGTCACCGAGGTGATGAACCCGCGCGACCTCGACCTGATCTATAAGTACACCGACATCCTCCAGATCGGCGCGCGCAACATGCAGAATTTCTCGCTGCTCAAGCTGATCGGGCAGACCCGCAAGCCGGTGCTGCTCAAACGCGGCCTCGCCAACACCATCCAGGAATGGCTGATGAGCGCCGAATACATCCTCGCCGAAGGGAACCGCGACGTGATCATGTGCGAACGCGGCATCCGCACCTTCGAAACGGCCACCCGCAACACGCTCGACCTCTCGGCGGTGCCGGTGCTGAAAGAGCTTACCCATCTGCCGGTCATCGTCGATCCGTCGCACGGCACCGGCTACTGGCAGTATGTCGCCTCCATGTCGAAGGCGTCGGTTGCCTGCGGCACCGACGGCCTGATGATCGAGGTGCATAACCGTCCCGAAGCCGCCTACTCGGACGGCGCGCAGTCGCTCAAGCCGAAAAAGTTCAGCCGGTTGATGGAAGAGCTCCGCCCGGTCGCTTTGGCGGTCGGCCGCACCATCTAAGGGGGGGGGGCGGGAAGCCGGTGCCCGCCATCGACGAAGTCTTTTCCCCAAATGGGGGATTGCTGGCGCGGCACTTGGCCGATTACGAACACCGCCCCGAACAGCTCGCCATGGCGCACGCCGTGGCGAAAACCCTCGCCCACGGCGGCCAACTGGTGGTGGAGGCCGGCACCGGCACCGGCAAAACGCTGGCCTACCTCGTCCCCGCCATCCTCTCCGGCCTGCAGGTGGTGGTCAGCACCGGCGTCAAAAACCTGCAAGAGCAGATATTTTTTAAGGACATCCCCTTCCTGCGCCAATACATAGGGCGCGAGTTCACCGCCGTGATGATGAAAGGCCGCGGCAACTACCTCTGTCCGCTCCGGCTCAAGCGGTTTTCCCAGATGCCGTTGCTGGAGCGCAAGGGGGAGGCCAAGCTGTTTGATGCCATTCTCGGATGGGCTCAAACCACCAAGACCGGCGATAAGGCGGAACTGTCCGCCGTGCCCGAAGAGCACCCGCTTTGGGCGCAGGTTTGCGGCAACACCGATTTCTGCATCGCCCAAAAATGCCCACGCGGCACCGACTGCTTCGTCGGGGCGTTGCGCAAGGAGGCGGAAGCCGCGCAGGTGGTGGTGGTGAACCACCATCTTTTTTTCGCCGACTTGGCGTTGCGCGGCAAAGGGGCGGGGAATGTGCTGCCCGATTATCAGGCGGTGGTTTTCGACGAGGCGCATGAAGTGGAGGAGATCGCGGCGCAGTATTTCGGCTTTGCCGTCAGCAACCACCGGCTGGAAGAACTGGTGCGCGATACCCTGCGCGAACTGGACGAGGCCAAGCCCCCCAACCGGCCGGAGTTGATACGCGACCTCGACAACCTCGACACCCGTGCCAAAAATTTCTTTTCCCGTTTTCAGCGCCACGGGAAGGAAGAGAGACGCTTCAGCCTGAAAGAGACGCCCCCGGATGCGGAGGCGGCGGAGGCGCTGTTGACGTCGTTGGCGTATTTGGAGGAAAAGATAGGGAAAATAGACCCGCTTCCCGATTCCACCCGCGCCATGGCGCACCGCCATTTCGCCATCGCCGCGGATCTGCGGGCGATACTCAAGGCCGAGAGCGACGAGTACATTTTCTGGGGCGAGACGCGCGGCGGCGGGGTCTACCTTAACGCCTCCAGCATCGACGTGGCGCCATTGCTGCGCGCCAACCTCTACGCCGGCCACACCACCATCTTTACCTCCGCCACGCTCGCCGCCGCGGGGGATTTCTCCTACTTCCGCAAAAGCCTCGGGCTGGACGCCGCCGAAACGATGGCGCTGCCCAGCCCGTTCGATTTCGCCACACAGGCGCAGATATACCTCCCCCGCCTGCCGGATCCCGCGTCGCCGCAATTCACCGACGCGCTGGCCGAAGAGGCGGTCAAGCTCATTACGCTGGTGAAGGGGCGGACGCTCTTTCTTTTCACCTCGTTCCGGGGCATGTATGAAATCCGCAAGCGGCTGACCGGCCGCCTGCCGTACACCCTGCTGATGCAGGGAGAAGCGTCCCGCACCGCGCTGCTTGAGCGGTTCCGTTCGGAGGTGGAGAGCGTGCTGCTGGCCACCAGCAGTTTTTGGCAGGGAGTCGACGTGAAAGGGGAATCGCTCTCCTGCGTCATCATAGACAAGCTGCCGTTCTCTTCCCCCGGCGACCCCGTGCTGGCGGCCCGTATCGACCGGATAAAAAAGAACGGCGGCCAACCGTTCACCGAGTACCAGCTTCCCGAAGCGGTGCTGGCCCTGCGGCAGGGAATCGGGCGCCTTATCCGCCACCGCACCGACCGCGGCATCATGATGATCGCCGACAGCCGCATCCGGAGCAAAGGGTACGGCAAGACGTTTTTGAAATCGCTTCCCCCCGCGCCGGTGGCGGATCGATTCGACGCGCTCCGCTGGGAGTAAGATAAAAACTGTTTTGACGCAAGGTGTGAAACCGTTATGATAATGGGTGAAACAGATAAATTATCAATATGGTAAAAGAGGAAATAACAAAACACATCGACCGTCTTCCCGGTTTTTCCATGACTGTGGCGAAGGTGATGCACCTGTCAAATGACCTGCGTGCTTCGCCCAAAGATCTCATTCACGCAATCAGCCTCGACCCGGTGCTTACCGCGGAAGTGTTACGCCTTATCAACAGCGCCTACTTCGGCATGAAACAGGAGGTGGTTTCGCTCAACCGCGCGGTGATCCTGCTGGGGGTGAACACGATCAAAAACGTGGCCCTCGGCAGCGCGGTGATCGGCAGCATGAAAATGCGCAACAACTTCAGGTTTTTTACGAGCGATCAATTCTGGGAACATTCGCTGGGCGTGGCGGTGGGGAGCAAAACCGTGGCGGCGCGCCTCGGTGTGCCGGCGCAGGAGCGCGACGAATATTTCATCGCCGGGCTGCTGCACGATATCGGCAAGGTTATTTTTGTGCAGCATCTGCCGGACGAATATGCCCGTCTCTCCGATCCCGCATACCGGCCCGGCGTGGCGAAATCCGAGGTGGAGGAGAAATTCATGGGGGTGAGCCATACGGAATTGGGCATGCTTATCGCGAAAAAGTGGGAACTGCCGGAGCAACTGCGCGAAACCATCGCCGAGCATCACTCCCCGAAGTTCGGCCGCCCAAACGACCAAGTGAAGGCGGCCGTTCACCTGACCGACTGGTATTGCAACCGGGCTGAAATCGGGATCAAGGGGCGCGCCGGAATGGAAATGCTTTCACCCGAAGTTTGGGATATACTTAAAATCTCTGAAAATGGGGTAGACGATGTTTTTAAAGACTTGGGGAAATCAGTTGAAGACGCGAAAGTTTTTCTTAAGAATTAGCAAAATATGAATTTGAGCTTTTGGGGGGTGCGGGGTTCAATACCGGCGCCGGGGCCGGATACCGCCCATTTCGGCGGCAATACCTCCTGCCTGCAACTGATGGATAGCGGCAGCCCGGTGATTGTGCTCGACGCCGGCACCGGCATCCGCAAGCTCGGCATCGATTTGGCCCGCAACCACAAAGACAAAAAAGAGATACACCTCTTCTTCTCCCACACGCATTGGGATCACATACAGGGACTGCCGTTCTTCGCCCCGTTGCTGATTCCCGGTTACACCGTGCATATCTACGGCCCGGTGCATTACGAAAAATCGCTGGAGGAAATTCTCGACCGGCAGATGGAATACACCTACTTCCCGGTGCGCGTGGCCGAGCTTCAGGCGAAAATCCACTACCATGAACTGAAAGAGGAAAATATCAACATCGGCGGCTACAACATCCGCACGAAGTACCTCAATCACCCGGTACTTTGCCTCGGCTACCGGTTTGAAAAAGAAGGTAAGGCGGTGGTTTACTGCACCGACCATGAGCCATACTACAATTTCCTCGGGGAAGAGGAGAGCGAAGAAGAGATGAACCAGATCATTGCCGAGCAAAACGGGCGGCTGGTGGACTTCATACGCGGGGCCGATCTGCTGGTGATGGATACCCAATACACCGAGGCGGAATATCCCTCGCATGTGGGATGGGGACACAGTTCCACCGCCCACAATTTCGGATTGGTCGCCAAGTCGGGCATAAAACGCTATGCCCTGTTTCACCACGACCCCGACCGTAAAGACGACGACGAGAAAAAGATCGTGGAGGATATGCGAAACCGTATCGCCGCCGCGGGTCTCACCATCGACGTTTTCGGCGCGCGGGAAGGCATGACGGTGGACTTCTGACGCGCCGGCAACCAGCGCTGGCCGGCGTTTTTTTGAAGATAATGGAAAAAATAGGGCCGGTTACCGCGCGGGACTGCCAATGCTGAAAAAAGCCAAGCACGCGCTGCGCAACACGTTCCTCACCGGCCTCTTTATCACGTTGCCGCTCGCCGTCACCATAGTCGTCATCCGGTTCGTCTTCACCGGCGTGGATGGGATATTCAGTCCGCTCATCACCCAGCTTCTCATCCTTTTCGGGGCGCATCTTGATCCCGAATACCGCATCCCCGGCATCGGGGTGGTTGTCACCATTTCGCTGATTTTCGCGGTCGGCCTCATCACGAAACACTACGTGGGACGCAAGTTCATCGCGATGGGCGAATCGTTAATCGTGAAGATACCCGGCCTCAAAGGGATATACTCCGCCTCCAAACAGATGATCGAAACCTTTTCCAGCGGCGGCATGGCGTTCAAGAAGGTGGCCATGATCGAATACCCGCGCAAGGGGATATACACCATCGTCTTCATCACCAATACCGGCCAGAGCGAAATAAGCGCCCGCGCCGGAAGGGATGTGGTAAACGTCTTTATCCCCACCACTCCGAACCCCACCTCCGGTTTCTTTCTCGCGCTGCCGAAGGAAGATGTGACCGAACTCGATATGTCGGTGGAGGATGGTTTCAAGCTCATCATTTCCGGCGGGATGTTCGTGCCGCCCCACGGCGCGGGCGGGCAGCCGGACCAAGCAGAGGGCATTTGATGGGCGGCGGCCCATTCAAGAACATCGTTCTCGATGGGCCGGTTTCGCCCGCGCTGTTGGGTGAACTGGCCGCCGGTCATCGCGGCACCGTAAAGGTTGTGGCGGATATCAAAAATGGGGCGATGGCCGCCGGCGGCGAATGGCATTCCGACTGTTTGACGTTGCTCAAGGCGCGGGGATCAAATCCCGCCGACTGCTGGGGGGCCAAGCTGAATGTTGAAACCGGCGCTATCGTTTATAAATCGCAGATCAACCAGAACCGCCCGGATAACCGGTTGGACGAAATCGCCGATGAAAATACCCGTGTGGCGGTGAAAGGGCTGATAGACCGGTATTTCATGGACGCGTTGAACGGCTTGCCCTGAGCGCGCCTAATGCCGTGGCGCACCGGTCCGGCCGCCGCAAAAGGGTTATAGGGTTCATCGGGGGGCATGGTACAATTTTTCCTTGATGGAACGAGCGGGGGAATCATGCGGGGAAAAATAAGGGAACAGTTCGCCGGGCTGCGGCTGCGCGTTAAAATAGTTCTCGTGCTGCTGATGTTCGGCTTGGGAGGGATACTCTTTTCCGGTATCGTCACCTACCGCGCCGGCGCGGAGGCGGTAAAGTTGACCGCCGAGCGGCTGCTGGTTGCCGTGCGCGACAACAAGCGGGCGGAGGTTGAGGCTTGGTACGCCGGCATTTTGTCGAGCGTGCGGAGTTTTGCCGCCGGCCACCGGGTGGCTGAGGGGTTTGCCGATGTTGCCGCGGCGCCGCGCGGCGGCTCCGCGCGCGCCATGGGCGAAATGCAGCAGCAGTACGCGGAGTTCCTCCGCGAGTACGGATTCGGCGATCTTTATTTCATCAGCGTTGCCGGCGAGGTGATTTATTCCGCTCAGCGGAAGGAAGAGCTTGGCGCGAATCTGCTTGCCGCCGGCCCGGGCCGCGGGGGTTTGCAGGATGTTTGCCGCAAGGCGTCCGGGGCCGAGCGCGGCGCGGTATTCATTTCCGAGTTTGCCCCCTACACGCCGGATATGGGGATGCCCGCCGCTTTCGCCGCCGCCCCCATTTTTGCCAAAAACGGCTCACGGCTTGGCGTAATGGCGGTGAAGATTCCCAAAGACCGCCTCAATGCCATCATGCGTGCCGAAGCGGGGTTGGGCAGAACCGGCGAATCGTATCTGGTGGGGGAGAACGGGGCAATTTTGACCGAGAGCCGTTTCGCCGCCACGTC is a window encoding:
- a CDS encoding HEPN domain-containing protein — its product is MGERMKKKPLEWLRQADFDMDTADLVLGVGRFFYAVFMCHLALEKALKGVYTAKLRRVPPKTHSLVYLVERMKLHVPDPIFDYLYTLNRVSAQIRYPDDLHKMLDTFSEGMTRDLLMEGRKALEWIKGRL
- a CDS encoding nucleotidyltransferase domain-containing protein gives rise to the protein MDKGKVITAIGRLKDILLAEGLHLDRIILFGSRIRGDEQEESDIDLLVISEDFAGKSIFERAALTKNAEITAMKQFQVPFDIITLTEEEFESGGSLFAQFAEDGETVYRKPE
- a CDS encoding MogA/MoaB family molybdenum cofactor biosynthesis protein, which translates into the protein MVRVGIVVASDSRSAGGGKEDKCIPALRGFLEKNGYTVVHAAIVPDEVEPLRAEIMRMAKSGAVDLVLTSGGTGVSPRDVTPEATKPLLERELPGIPEAMRATSLEKTVNAVVSRGLAGMIGAVLVINLPGAPKAAVENLEAVHRAIPHIVKKAKGDTAECAQP
- the aroF gene encoding 3-deoxy-7-phosphoheptulonate synthase; protein product: MIIVMKAGAPQEAIEEVERLIRETGYTPHKLAGEMKTVIAAVGDGRDKSRLESMESLAYVESVVPILKPFKLCSREVKKEDTIIDVDGVKIGGKHIVVMAGPCSVEGEDQIIGIAKDVKAAGAQILRGGAFKPRTSPYSFQGMEEEGLKLLQKAKNETGLPIVTEVMNPRDLDLIYKYTDILQIGARNMQNFSLLKLIGQTRKPVLLKRGLANTIQEWLMSAEYILAEGNRDVIMCERGIRTFETATRNTLDLSAVPVLKELTHLPVIVDPSHGTGYWQYVASMSKASVACGTDGLMIEVHNRPEAAYSDGAQSLKPKKFSRLMEELRPVALAVGRTI
- a CDS encoding ATP-dependent DNA helicase; translation: MPAIDEVFSPNGGLLARHLADYEHRPEQLAMAHAVAKTLAHGGQLVVEAGTGTGKTLAYLVPAILSGLQVVVSTGVKNLQEQIFFKDIPFLRQYIGREFTAVMMKGRGNYLCPLRLKRFSQMPLLERKGEAKLFDAILGWAQTTKTGDKAELSAVPEEHPLWAQVCGNTDFCIAQKCPRGTDCFVGALRKEAEAAQVVVVNHHLFFADLALRGKGAGNVLPDYQAVVFDEAHEVEEIAAQYFGFAVSNHRLEELVRDTLRELDEAKPPNRPELIRDLDNLDTRAKNFFSRFQRHGKEERRFSLKETPPDAEAAEALLTSLAYLEEKIGKIDPLPDSTRAMAHRHFAIAADLRAILKAESDEYIFWGETRGGGVYLNASSIDVAPLLRANLYAGHTTIFTSATLAAAGDFSYFRKSLGLDAAETMALPSPFDFATQAQIYLPRLPDPASPQFTDALAEEAVKLITLVKGRTLFLFTSFRGMYEIRKRLTGRLPYTLLMQGEASRTALLERFRSEVESVLLATSSFWQGVDVKGESLSCVIIDKLPFSSPGDPVLAARIDRIKKNGGQPFTEYQLPEAVLALRQGIGRLIRHRTDRGIMMIADSRIRSKGYGKTFLKSLPPAPVADRFDALRWE
- a CDS encoding HDOD domain-containing protein, which gives rise to MVKEEITKHIDRLPGFSMTVAKVMHLSNDLRASPKDLIHAISLDPVLTAEVLRLINSAYFGMKQEVVSLNRAVILLGVNTIKNVALGSAVIGSMKMRNNFRFFTSDQFWEHSLGVAVGSKTVAARLGVPAQERDEYFIAGLLHDIGKVIFVQHLPDEYARLSDPAYRPGVAKSEVEEKFMGVSHTELGMLIAKKWELPEQLRETIAEHHSPKFGRPNDQVKAAVHLTDWYCNRAEIGIKGRAGMEMLSPEVWDILKISENGVDDVFKDLGKSVEDAKVFLKN
- a CDS encoding MBL fold metallo-hydrolase, with translation MNLSFWGVRGSIPAPGPDTAHFGGNTSCLQLMDSGSPVIVLDAGTGIRKLGIDLARNHKDKKEIHLFFSHTHWDHIQGLPFFAPLLIPGYTVHIYGPVHYEKSLEEILDRQMEYTYFPVRVAELQAKIHYHELKEENINIGGYNIRTKYLNHPVLCLGYRFEKEGKAVVYCTDHEPYYNFLGEEESEEEMNQIIAEQNGRLVDFIRGADLLVMDTQYTEAEYPSHVGWGHSSTAHNFGLVAKSGIKRYALFHHDPDRKDDDEKKIVEDMRNRIAAAGLTIDVFGAREGMTVDF